A single window of Flagellimonas maritima DNA harbors:
- a CDS encoding DUF1853 family protein: MDKRLCIGFYNTFPLWVKEQFGVSQFEFPQIAIAQFEPKPINKALRLGHQMEEVFEQLLMASEKWKIIAKNLLIDEGKTRLGELDFILQNTNTGKVHHVELAYKFYIIDPEISEPVHRLMGPNKWDMFFTKLDKLKEKQFPLLYHTALKNKLGELQIKLDGINQEACFKTQLFIPYSNSNVSIRPLNNKCIQGNWIRFNDFNSELFKRFEYYIPFKREWVIAPSMNRKYTSHYMTLLEVNVRMLKENSPMLWLKKIDGTIEKLFVVWW; this comes from the coding sequence ATGGATAAAAGACTATGTATTGGCTTTTACAATACCTTCCCATTGTGGGTCAAAGAACAATTTGGAGTTTCCCAATTTGAATTTCCACAAATAGCAATAGCTCAATTTGAACCTAAACCTATTAACAAAGCTTTACGGCTCGGTCATCAAATGGAAGAAGTATTCGAACAGTTGTTAATGGCTTCTGAAAAATGGAAAATAATAGCAAAAAACCTATTGATAGATGAGGGCAAAACACGATTGGGCGAGCTTGATTTTATCCTTCAAAATACTAATACGGGAAAGGTTCATCACGTGGAGCTGGCCTATAAATTCTACATTATTGATCCTGAAATATCAGAACCTGTCCACCGTTTGATGGGACCGAATAAATGGGATATGTTCTTTACCAAATTGGACAAATTGAAGGAAAAACAATTTCCATTGCTATACCATACAGCGTTGAAAAACAAATTAGGGGAACTGCAAATAAAGCTGGATGGTATCAATCAAGAGGCTTGCTTTAAAACGCAGCTTTTTATCCCTTATAGCAATAGTAATGTGTCTATTCGCCCATTGAACAATAAATGCATTCAAGGGAATTGGATTCGATTTAATGATTTTAATTCTGAATTATTTAAACGATTTGAATATTACATTCCTTTTAAAAGAGAATGGGTCATTGCCCCATCAATGAATCGAAAATATACATCCCATTACATGACGCTCCTTGAAGTTAACGTGAGAATGCTAAAGGAAAATTCACCAATGCTCTGGCTTAAAAAAATCGATGGAACTATTGAAAAATTGTTTGTGGTTTGGTGGTAG
- a CDS encoding vWA domain-containing protein, with protein MAMNTRRGFRFTTYEAPDQTPFEKLFEIFQELITHTSGDVEEALDWLRELDKEYELTDEDYTIDDFIEDLKAKGFIREELDNDADQGEGDGEEGDGGGNLLITAKLERMLRQRALDQIFGKLKRSGSGNHKTGKSGRGDEHTGEFREYRFGDSLEHISMTESLKNAQINHGLDSFSLSEEDLVVEDTQYKAQMSTVLMIDISHSMILYGEDRITPAKKVAMALAELITTRYPKDTLDILVFGNDAWPIPIKDLPYLKVGPYHTNTVAGLQLAMDMLRRKRNTNKQIFMITDGKPSCLRLPNGDYYKNSVGLDDYIVEKCYAMAQQARKLHIPITTFMIAQDPYLMQFVRQFTQANKGKAFYTGLKGLGEMIFEDYEQNRRKRIK; from the coding sequence ATGGCTATGAATACAAGAAGGGGATTTCGGTTTACCACCTATGAAGCTCCAGACCAAACTCCGTTCGAAAAACTTTTTGAGATTTTTCAAGAACTCATCACGCATACTTCTGGGGATGTGGAAGAGGCGTTGGATTGGCTACGCGAATTGGATAAGGAATATGAGCTTACCGATGAAGATTATACCATTGATGACTTTATAGAAGATTTGAAGGCAAAAGGATTCATTCGAGAAGAACTTGATAATGATGCCGACCAAGGAGAAGGTGATGGAGAGGAAGGTGATGGCGGTGGAAATCTTTTGATAACTGCGAAGTTGGAACGTATGCTTCGTCAACGTGCCTTGGACCAAATATTTGGTAAGCTCAAGAGAAGCGGTTCCGGTAACCATAAAACGGGGAAATCTGGCAGGGGAGATGAACATACAGGGGAGTTTAGGGAATATCGTTTTGGAGATAGCCTAGAGCATATTTCTATGACGGAAAGTCTTAAAAATGCCCAGATCAATCATGGATTGGACAGTTTCTCGTTGAGTGAAGAAGATTTGGTTGTTGAAGATACGCAGTACAAAGCCCAGATGAGTACGGTGCTGATGATCGATATTAGCCACAGTATGATTCTATATGGTGAGGATAGAATAACCCCCGCCAAGAAAGTAGCTATGGCCTTGGCTGAATTGATTACAACACGCTATCCTAAGGATACCCTTGATATTTTGGTATTCGGAAACGACGCTTGGCCAATCCCGATTAAAGATTTGCCCTATTTGAAAGTGGGACCCTACCATACCAATACTGTTGCAGGATTACAATTGGCAATGGATATGCTACGGCGAAAGCGAAATACCAATAAGCAGATTTTTATGATTACGGATGGAAAGCCATCTTGCTTAAGGCTTCCGAATGGGGATTATTATAAAAACAGTGTTGGACTGGATGATTATATTGTTGAGAAATGTTATGCAATGGCACAGCAAGCCAGAAAACTTCATATCCCCATAACTACTTTTATGATTGCTCAAGACCCCTACCTTATGCAATTTGTACGGCAATTTACACAGGCCAATAAAGGAAAAGCGTTTTATACGGGTTTAAAAGGTTTAGGCGAAATGATATTTGAGGATTACGAACAAAACAGAAGAAAAAGGATTAAATAG
- a CDS encoding magnesium chelatase, which translates to MKIDTKKIRTLGELIKSGYRSKSIKDELRENLLEKISNGEETFHGVWGYENSVIPELERAILSRHNINLLGLRGQAKTRLARLMVQLLDEWIPVVEGSEVHDDPFQPISRYATELIKEKGDDTQIVWIHRDERFYEKLATPDVTVADLIGDIDPIKAANLKLSYADDRVIHFGMIPRANRCIFVINELPDLQARIQVALFNILQEGDIQIRGFKLRLSLDLQFVFTANPEDYTNRGSIVTPLKDRIGSQILTHYPDSLEIAKKITKQEAQLDERQKNKVYVPEIAMDVLEQISFEARNSEYVDAKSGVSARMSITAFENLLSTAERRIVRSGEKQTTVRLSDFMGVVPSITGKIELVYEGEQEGAGAVAEILIEDAIKSLFPNYFPEIAKLEHKDAETAYDDLVHWFFDGDGFELLDEDKDEEYRAKLDAVKPLSKLIAEHQPSVSKEDSYFMKELLLWGLVAHKKLTKNRFTEGYQFKDLYGSYIRGL; encoded by the coding sequence ATGAAAATAGACACAAAAAAAATAAGAACCTTAGGTGAATTAATAAAGTCCGGTTATCGGTCTAAAAGTATAAAAGATGAGCTGAGAGAAAATCTATTGGAGAAAATCTCAAATGGTGAAGAGACCTTTCATGGAGTTTGGGGATATGAAAACTCTGTGATTCCAGAATTGGAGCGAGCTATTTTATCTCGGCATAATATCAATTTGCTGGGGTTAAGAGGTCAGGCGAAAACCCGTTTGGCAAGATTGATGGTCCAACTATTGGATGAATGGATTCCTGTTGTAGAAGGTTCGGAAGTACATGATGACCCGTTTCAGCCTATTTCTAGGTATGCAACTGAACTCATCAAAGAAAAGGGTGACGATACCCAGATTGTTTGGATTCATAGGGATGAACGATTTTATGAAAAATTGGCTACGCCAGATGTTACCGTTGCCGATTTGATAGGCGATATCGACCCCATAAAAGCAGCTAACCTAAAACTGTCCTATGCGGACGATAGGGTCATTCATTTTGGTATGATTCCACGGGCAAACCGTTGTATTTTTGTTATCAATGAGCTACCGGACCTTCAAGCAAGAATTCAAGTAGCTTTATTTAATATCTTGCAAGAAGGTGATATACAGATTCGTGGATTTAAACTACGCCTATCTTTGGACCTACAGTTCGTTTTTACCGCCAACCCTGAAGATTATACCAATAGAGGTAGCATCGTTACCCCTTTAAAGGATAGAATTGGCTCACAAATATTGACCCATTACCCTGATTCATTGGAAATTGCCAAAAAAATCACCAAACAGGAAGCACAACTGGACGAAAGGCAAAAAAATAAAGTATATGTTCCAGAAATTGCCATGGATGTTTTGGAACAAATTAGTTTTGAAGCAAGAAACAGTGAATATGTAGATGCCAAAAGTGGAGTGAGTGCAAGAATGAGCATAACGGCATTTGAAAATTTACTAAGTACTGCCGAAAGGAGAATTGTTAGGTCTGGGGAAAAACAAACTACGGTACGTTTAAGCGATTTTATGGGCGTAGTTCCATCGATCACGGGAAAAATAGAATTGGTTTATGAAGGAGAACAGGAAGGTGCAGGCGCCGTAGCAGAGATTCTTATTGAGGATGCCATAAAGTCTTTGTTCCCCAACTATTTCCCAGAGATAGCAAAACTGGAACACAAAGATGCAGAAACTGCATACGATGATTTAGTTCATTGGTTCTTTGATGGTGATGGTTTTGAGTTGCTTGATGAGGATAAAGATGAAGAGTACAGGGCTAAATTGGATGCTGTAAAACCCTTGAGCAAACTCATTGCCGAGCACCAGCCCTCGGTTTCAAAAGAGGATTCTTACTTTATGAAAGAGTTGTTGCTTTGGGGGCTTGTGGCGCATAAAAAACTCACTAAGAACCGATTTACCGAAGGATATCAATTCAAAGACCTTTATGGTAGTTATATTCGAGGGCTGTAA
- a CDS encoding alpha/beta hydrolase: MPNWLYILLIILSVYVLISVLLYFLQDYFLFKPEKLPKDFQFHYDNQEIQEYNIETRDGETINGLHFKAKQSKGLVFYLKGNSKSIKGWGKFAVDFTRHGYDVIMVDYRGFGKSTGRRTQKAVKRDMQVIYNKLKEKVSERYIILYGRSMGSGFAAKLASMNNPRMLILDAPYYSLSKVAKKFIPFMPLSLLIKFPMPTYKWLKYVNCPIHIIHGTDDRLIPYKTSVKLSKIKPELSKLYTVIGGGHKDLNTFESYHEMLAEIITVRPKKINTEGSSINVKHATRKSNAKA, from the coding sequence ATGCCAAACTGGCTTTACATTTTACTTATTATACTTTCAGTGTATGTTCTAATAAGTGTATTGCTCTATTTTCTACAAGATTATTTCCTATTTAAACCCGAGAAACTTCCCAAGGATTTTCAGTTTCATTATGACAATCAAGAAATACAGGAATACAATATAGAAACCAGGGATGGCGAAACCATCAATGGTCTACATTTTAAGGCCAAGCAATCAAAAGGATTGGTCTTTTACCTTAAGGGCAATTCAAAGAGTATAAAGGGTTGGGGCAAATTTGCAGTGGATTTTACAAGACATGGGTACGACGTTATCATGGTAGATTATCGTGGGTTTGGCAAGAGTACAGGAAGGAGAACACAAAAAGCGGTCAAACGTGATATGCAAGTAATCTATAACAAGTTGAAAGAAAAAGTATCAGAGCGTTATATCATTTTATATGGTCGCTCCATGGGGTCCGGCTTTGCAGCCAAATTGGCGTCTATGAACAATCCTAGAATGCTAATACTGGATGCTCCATATTATAGTTTAAGCAAAGTTGCCAAAAAATTCATTCCTTTTATGCCCTTATCCTTATTGATAAAATTTCCAATGCCAACATATAAATGGTTGAAATACGTTAACTGCCCAATTCATATTATACATGGCACGGACGATAGGTTGATACCCTATAAAACAAGTGTAAAGCTATCCAAAATAAAACCTGAACTTTCCAAGTTGTATACCGTAATAGGAGGTGGGCACAAAGATTTGAACACGTTTGAATCCTATCATGAAATGTTAGCCGAAATTATAACGGTGAGACCTAAAAAAATAAATACAGAGGGTTCAAGTATCAATGTAAAACACGCTACACGAAAATCCAATGCAAAAGCTTAA
- a CDS encoding alpha/beta hydrolase, which produces MIYFLQERLIFLPSQLPADYEYSFSQDFEEVFLNNEDGAKLNAVHFKVEEPKGLILYFHGNAGDLSRWGYIASGFTELGYDVLVMDYRTYGKSTGVLSEKGLYGDAQLFYNYAMKRYNESEIIVYGRSLGATIASHLASKNEPSKLILETPFYNLLDVAQDRFPILPLKHLLKYKMTSNEYVQDVKAPIRIFHGTADKVVSYDSGKKLFEAIPHSDKKLYTIEDGNHNNLIEFENFRKGIQKELQ; this is translated from the coding sequence ATGATATATTTTCTTCAAGAGCGACTCATTTTTTTACCTTCACAATTACCCGCTGACTATGAATATTCATTTTCCCAAGATTTTGAGGAAGTATTTTTGAACAATGAGGACGGTGCCAAATTAAACGCTGTACATTTTAAGGTTGAAGAACCAAAGGGACTCATTCTATATTTTCATGGAAATGCAGGTGATTTATCCAGATGGGGGTATATCGCTTCCGGTTTTACCGAGCTTGGTTATGATGTGTTGGTCATGGATTACAGAACTTATGGAAAAAGTACTGGTGTGCTTTCTGAAAAGGGTTTATATGGCGACGCACAACTTTTCTACAATTATGCCATGAAAAGATATAATGAGAGCGAAATTATAGTATACGGGAGATCACTGGGAGCTACAATTGCATCACATCTAGCATCCAAAAACGAACCTTCTAAACTGATATTGGAAACCCCCTTTTACAATTTACTTGATGTAGCGCAAGATCGTTTCCCAATTTTGCCACTAAAGCATTTGTTGAAATATAAGATGACCTCTAACGAGTATGTACAAGATGTAAAAGCTCCTATCCGAATTTTTCATGGAACGGCCGATAAGGTAGTTTCCTATGATTCAGGCAAAAAACTCTTCGAAGCTATACCGCATTCCGATAAAAAACTCTACACCATTGAAGATGGCAATCATAATAATTTGATTGAATTTGAAAACTTTCGGAAAGGAATTCAAAAAGAGCTTCAATGA
- the cysM gene encoding cysteine synthase CysM, with protein MFDSVLDLIGNTPMVQSKVLNTNPNVRLLFKLEGHNPGGSVKDRPALNMIKAGMERGEITKQSKLIEATSGNTGIALAMIAGIYGLDIELVMPENSTKERIQTMRAYGAKVTLTSSDVGIEGARDYAESKVRADGYFMLNQFANDDNWKAHYKTTGPEIWNDTDGNITHFVSSMGTTGTIMGTSTFLKEKNPNIEIVGVQPTDEAKIPGIRKWPKAYLPKIFDPQKVDKVLEVSQEEAQSMAKRLAKEEGIFSGMSSGGAATIALKLAKTLDKGTIVSIVCDRGDRYLSSDLFG; from the coding sequence ATGTTTGATAGTGTCCTCGATTTAATAGGCAATACCCCTATGGTCCAATCGAAAGTCTTGAATACAAATCCTAATGTAAGATTACTTTTTAAACTAGAAGGTCATAATCCAGGCGGAAGTGTTAAAGACAGACCAGCTTTAAATATGATAAAAGCGGGCATGGAGCGAGGTGAAATAACCAAGCAATCGAAACTTATTGAAGCAACAAGTGGAAACACGGGCATAGCACTAGCTATGATTGCAGGAATATATGGGCTTGATATAGAACTGGTTATGCCTGAAAATTCAACAAAGGAAAGGATTCAGACCATGAGAGCCTATGGAGCAAAAGTTACTTTGACTTCTTCAGATGTAGGAATTGAAGGAGCCCGTGATTATGCTGAGTCTAAAGTTAGAGCGGATGGATATTTTATGCTGAACCAGTTTGCCAATGACGACAACTGGAAAGCGCATTACAAAACCACTGGACCGGAAATCTGGAACGACACGGATGGAAATATTACACATTTTGTTTCGAGCATGGGTACCACAGGCACTATAATGGGCACATCTACCTTTTTGAAAGAAAAGAACCCTAATATTGAAATCGTTGGGGTTCAACCTACCGATGAAGCAAAAATTCCTGGAATACGAAAATGGCCCAAAGCATATTTACCAAAAATCTTTGATCCACAAAAAGTAGATAAAGTATTGGAGGTAAGCCAAGAAGAAGCTCAATCAATGGCCAAAAGGTTGGCCAAGGAAGAAGGCATTTTCTCAGGAATGAGCAGTGGTGGTGCAGCTACCATAGCATTAAAATTGGCAAAAACATTGGATAAAGGAACCATTGTCTCTATTGTCTGTGACCGCGGCGATAGATATTTATCCTCAGATTTGTTTGGATAA
- the epsC gene encoding serine O-acetyltransferase EpsC → MDKQKIIAELNKHKKLPHLDYRLKEKTESFTNTLFYTLFDVNTPVSENLTILEQEFSLLMDMACWDSHKPCSTVWENYIQKLPGILEKLNLDAEAILNCDPASLSIQEIYMAYPGFYAIAIYRLAHELYKQGFPLVPRLMTEYAHRQTGVDINPGAQIGKSFFIDHATGVVIGETALIHDNVKIYQGVTLGALYVAKNLQKVKRHPTIMSNVTIYANATILGGETVIGENSVIGGNAWLTASVPPNSTVFHTPEIKIKTTSNV, encoded by the coding sequence ATGGACAAACAGAAAATAATTGCCGAACTCAATAAACACAAAAAATTACCCCACTTAGACTATAGATTAAAAGAGAAAACAGAGAGTTTTACAAATACGCTATTCTATACATTATTTGATGTTAATACTCCTGTATCTGAAAATCTTACTATTTTGGAGCAAGAATTCAGTTTGCTTATGGATATGGCTTGTTGGGATTCCCATAAACCATGTTCCACAGTTTGGGAAAATTATATACAGAAATTGCCAGGAATCTTGGAAAAACTCAATTTAGACGCGGAGGCAATCCTTAATTGTGACCCTGCCTCTCTTTCAATTCAGGAAATTTACATGGCTTATCCCGGTTTTTATGCAATAGCCATTTATCGTTTGGCACATGAACTTTATAAACAAGGATTTCCTTTGGTGCCTAGATTGATGACTGAATACGCCCATAGACAAACAGGGGTCGATATCAATCCAGGTGCACAAATTGGCAAGTCTTTCTTTATCGATCATGCTACTGGAGTTGTAATAGGGGAAACAGCTCTTATTCATGATAACGTAAAAATCTATCAAGGTGTAACATTGGGCGCTCTATACGTAGCCAAAAATCTTCAAAAAGTCAAAAGGCACCCTACTATCATGTCCAACGTAACAATTTATGCCAATGCTACTATACTTGGTGGTGAAACTGTTATCGGGGAAAACTCTGTAATTGGTGGAAATGCTTGGTTGACAGCTTCTGTCCCTCCCAATTCTACAGTTTTCCATACTCCTGAAATAAAAATAAAAACAACGTCCAATGTTTGA
- a CDS encoding DUF2461 domain-containing protein, with translation MKLANFSLKITHQLCPVNNPKISKEVLDFLKKLAKNNNREWFLENKDIFKKHEEHVKEFYSSIQLRLEAHDDIEKMKMFRIYRDVRFSKDKTPYKSHFAASFSRLGAHLRGGYYLRIKPGETFAATGFWGPNKDDLFRIRKELEMDASEFREIINKKSFKDIWGSLEGEEVKTAPKNFDKEHDNIDLIKKKQFIFVRNFSDREVLSDSFIDEIDKSFKIIRPYFDLMSDILTTNLDGESILE, from the coding sequence ATGAAATTAGCTAACTTTAGCTTAAAAATAACACATCAACTTTGTCCCGTGAATAATCCAAAAATTTCAAAAGAGGTTCTCGATTTTTTAAAAAAGTTAGCGAAAAACAACAACAGGGAGTGGTTCTTGGAAAATAAGGACATCTTTAAAAAACACGAGGAACATGTGAAAGAATTTTATTCAAGTATCCAATTACGTTTGGAAGCACATGATGATATCGAAAAAATGAAAATGTTTCGTATTTACAGGGATGTCCGCTTTTCTAAAGATAAAACACCATATAAATCACATTTTGCCGCATCTTTTTCCAGATTGGGGGCACATTTGAGAGGAGGGTATTATTTAAGGATAAAACCTGGCGAAACATTTGCTGCCACAGGTTTTTGGGGACCAAATAAGGATGATTTGTTCCGAATACGAAAAGAACTGGAAATGGATGCATCGGAATTTAGGGAAATAATCAATAAAAAATCTTTCAAAGACATTTGGGGATCACTTGAGGGAGAGGAAGTAAAAACTGCTCCAAAAAATTTTGACAAAGAACACGATAATATAGACCTGATCAAAAAGAAGCAATTTATTTTCGTACGCAATTTTTCAGATAGAGAAGTGCTCTCCGATTCATTTATCGATGAGATCGATAAATCTTTCAAGATAATACGACCCTACTTCGATTTGATGAGCGACATTTTAACGACCAACTTAGATGGAGAGTCAATATTGGAGTAG
- a CDS encoding glyoxalase: MDSRSKNLLDSRPEIIQARLHDNMSPDERFQNKTLRPVIKLQNFLLIEVFKNYIDKHKGAFHDLSLEKRLEFIEKSIQKDIKFRNSLKGMIIGQFTVEEYHIYIQNSSALNKRMMNMVIERIKDQVQLLENIVLLQY; this comes from the coding sequence ATGGATTCAAGATCCAAGAATCTTTTGGACAGTCGTCCAGAGATTATCCAAGCTAGACTACATGACAATATGAGTCCTGACGAGCGTTTTCAAAACAAAACATTAAGACCCGTAATCAAACTTCAAAACTTCTTATTGATAGAGGTTTTCAAGAACTATATTGATAAACACAAGGGCGCCTTTCATGATCTTTCTTTAGAAAAAAGATTGGAATTTATTGAAAAATCCATTCAAAAGGATATTAAATTCCGAAACTCCCTTAAGGGAATGATTATAGGTCAATTTACCGTGGAAGAATATCATATTTATATTCAAAATTCGTCTGCATTGAACAAGCGCATGATGAATATGGTCATAGAAAGAATCAAGGATCAAGTACAATTATTAGAAAATATTGTACTACTCCAATATTGA
- a CDS encoding DUF72 domain-containing protein — protein MKFGKVEHPELIDFSMPENHPDTEILLSEQEDKGESNIYVGCAKWNRQDLKNFYPRGTKDELVYYSSQFNCIEMNATFYRIFPAEQYQKWHDKTPEGFKFFPKMTNEVSHLRRLNDKVYEIADRYLEVTTLLKEKLGTIFLQMHNNFGPKNWDRVVQFVNYWPKEFPLAMEFRHTDWFTDEKVAQELYHLLEENNIANVLVDTAGRRDIMHMRLTNDEAFIRYVGANHESDYARLDDWVDKLAEWKAMGLKNIHFFVHQNLELESPLLSAYFIENLNKKLGTKLTVPSTLLKNKPNTLF, from the coding sequence ATGAAATTTGGAAAAGTTGAGCACCCGGAATTAATTGATTTTAGCATGCCCGAAAATCATCCGGACACCGAAATACTACTCTCAGAACAAGAGGACAAAGGAGAATCAAATATTTATGTTGGCTGCGCCAAATGGAACAGGCAAGACCTTAAAAACTTTTATCCCAGAGGGACCAAGGACGAATTGGTCTATTATTCATCCCAATTTAATTGTATAGAAATGAATGCCACGTTCTACAGGATTTTTCCTGCAGAACAATATCAAAAATGGCATGATAAAACTCCTGAAGGGTTCAAGTTCTTTCCAAAAATGACGAACGAGGTAAGTCATTTACGCAGGTTGAACGATAAAGTATATGAAATTGCAGATCGTTATTTAGAGGTTACCACATTGCTGAAGGAAAAATTAGGAACCATTTTCTTGCAAATGCATAACAACTTTGGACCAAAAAACTGGGATAGGGTAGTACAGTTCGTAAATTACTGGCCAAAAGAATTTCCATTGGCAATGGAGTTTCGGCATACGGATTGGTTCACCGATGAAAAGGTGGCCCAAGAACTCTACCACCTATTGGAGGAGAACAACATCGCAAATGTCCTAGTGGATACAGCAGGTAGGAGGGATATAATGCATATGCGATTGACCAATGATGAAGCCTTTATAAGGTATGTAGGCGCAAATCACGAATCAGATTATGCCCGGTTGGATGATTGGGTCGATAAATTAGCCGAATGGAAAGCAATGGGCTTAAAAAACATCCATTTTTTTGTGCATCAAAATCTGGAACTTGAATCCCCGCTTTTATCAGCTTATTTTATCGAAAATTTGAACAAAAAATTGGGAACCAAACTTACGGTTCCGAGCACTTTGTTGAAAAATAAGCCAAATACATTATTTTAA
- a CDS encoding phosphatidylserine decarboxylase: MKAISDYYSDPSFTVFSVPTWRAKLYKFLSVNLWGNIPSNIQKRASAWYSSFYNKPVSKKIIKPYIRINYADKNYLDKFKPPNGKNSFDNFQDFFIREFRVLPESKSPYVWPCEGLLCDEGKVGNLGAVRVKTDVRSVSTIFGLVPDQVPKDYTFTNVFLHNKNYHRIHSPINGTIKRIQHIPGDLVVLRPWIYKQNPSLPAFRNERYNIDIVDNQGKVWYISIIGGPAVGTIHIPENIQIGYNVTKLQQLSLFYLGSTCCMAAPLSPRYHSKNTFVEVGVPY, translated from the coding sequence ATGAAAGCTATCTCTGATTATTATTCAGACCCCAGCTTTACAGTTTTTTCCGTACCTACTTGGAGAGCAAAACTTTATAAATTTCTCTCTGTGAACCTATGGGGCAATATTCCAAGCAACATTCAAAAAAGAGCATCTGCTTGGTATAGTTCGTTTTATAACAAGCCTGTTTCAAAAAAAATCATTAAGCCTTACATTAGAATCAATTACGCTGACAAGAATTATCTAGACAAGTTTAAACCGCCCAATGGCAAAAATTCCTTTGATAATTTTCAAGACTTTTTTATAAGGGAATTTAGGGTTTTGCCAGAAAGTAAAAGTCCTTATGTATGGCCATGTGAAGGTCTTTTATGTGATGAGGGAAAAGTTGGCAACTTAGGCGCTGTTCGCGTAAAGACAGATGTGAGGTCGGTTTCTACAATTTTTGGGTTAGTTCCAGATCAAGTTCCCAAGGATTACACCTTCACGAATGTATTTCTACATAATAAAAATTACCATCGTATTCATTCACCCATTAATGGAACAATAAAACGAATTCAACATATACCTGGTGACCTAGTAGTGCTCAGACCTTGGATATATAAGCAAAATCCTTCTTTACCAGCTTTCAGAAACGAACGTTACAACATAGATATTGTAGATAATCAAGGGAAGGTCTGGTACATTTCCATTATTGGCGGGCCTGCCGTTGGAACAATACATATTCCTGAGAATATCCAGATTGGATATAACGTTACTAAACTACAACAGCTGTCTTTATTCTATTTAGGCTCCACTTGCTGTATGGCTGCTCCTCTTTCGCCAAGATATCATTCCAAAAATACTTTTGTGGAAGTAGGTGTTCCCTATTAA
- a CDS encoding acyl-CoA thioesterase has protein sequence MRFHTRKWVKPEDLNANSTLFGGRLLAWIDEEAALYSIVQLESKKVVTKYMSEINFMSTAKKGDIVEIGIEVIKFGTTSISLNCEVRNKMTHESIVTVDNIIMVNLDENGNPTPHGKTKIEYVKDRLAKKEIEDS, from the coding sequence ATGAGATTTCATACCAGAAAATGGGTAAAACCTGAAGATTTAAATGCGAACAGTACTTTATTTGGTGGAAGATTACTTGCCTGGATAGACGAAGAGGCTGCGCTATACAGTATCGTTCAGCTAGAAAGCAAAAAAGTGGTCACAAAGTATATGTCCGAAATTAATTTTATGAGCACCGCCAAGAAAGGGGATATCGTTGAAATTGGTATCGAGGTCATCAAATTCGGCACAACATCCATTTCATTGAACTGTGAAGTGCGAAACAAAATGACACACGAAAGCATCGTTACCGTTGATAATATTATCATGGTCAATCTTGATGAGAATGGAAATCCCACACCCCATGGAAAGACAAAAATAGAATATGTTAAGGACAGATTGGCTAAAAAAGAAATCGAAGATTCTTAA